One window from the genome of Nisaea sediminum encodes:
- a CDS encoding tellurite resistance TerB family protein yields the protein MITTHSALIYAMVLSAAADGSVDDEELETISEIINVLPIFQDFEIGNFGQIAGSCIDLLSEPDGLDAAVDQIKRTLPDHLGATAYALACDVVAADGTATQEELRFLEILRHELNVDRLTAAAIERGSAARYARS from the coding sequence ATGATCACCACTCACTCCGCACTGATTTACGCCATGGTTCTGAGCGCGGCTGCAGACGGCAGCGTCGACGACGAGGAACTGGAGACGATCAGCGAAATCATCAATGTGCTGCCGATCTTCCAGGATTTCGAGATCGGCAATTTCGGCCAGATCGCAGGCTCCTGCATCGACCTGTTGAGCGAGCCGGATGGGCTCGACGCGGCGGTCGACCAGATCAAGCGCACACTGCCGGACCATCTCGGAGCGACCGCCTATGCGCTCGCCTGCGACGTTGTCGCCGCCGACGGCACGGCCACGCAGGAAGAACTGCGGTTCCTTGAGATCCTGCGCCACGAGCTGAATGTCGACCGTCTGACCGCGGCTGCCATCGAGCGCGGTTCGGCCGCGCGCTACGCGAGATCTTAA
- a CDS encoding NAD(P)-dependent oxidoreductase, producing MSAQKPLDGRRIGLIGLGRRGLAVARKLTENGARLHVWTRNTAKAVGLAEAHPLIEVEPCPRDVARYTEATLVAVNSDKALERVIFDPDEDRYGVLHGTPPEGLIVDIGETGPKITRTFADRVRQSGRLWIDAPITEAALGGTLSVGGQDTAFARIWPVLHVLSKKVLHAGPIGSGQAIRTCGAAIHGQMVQALAEGLALAAASGVEAEALLAALADSAVGGAVLNETGRRMADREFRAGRTVRMQAELTAQAKDLARAAGLTLGGLDSNAAHWETLVDGGQGELDISSLILEIAEAPKDLE from the coding sequence ATGTCGGCCCAGAAACCACTCGACGGAAGACGGATCGGTCTGATCGGCCTCGGCCGGCGCGGCCTCGCGGTTGCGCGCAAACTGACCGAAAACGGTGCGCGTCTCCATGTCTGGACCCGGAACACGGCGAAAGCGGTGGGACTGGCGGAGGCGCATCCGCTGATCGAGGTCGAACCCTGCCCCCGGGATGTCGCGCGCTATACCGAGGCGACGCTGGTCGCGGTCAATAGCGACAAGGCGCTCGAACGGGTGATCTTCGACCCGGATGAGGACCGTTACGGGGTTTTGCACGGCACACCTCCGGAAGGGCTGATTGTCGATATCGGCGAAACCGGCCCCAAGATCACACGGACATTCGCGGATAGGGTGCGTCAGAGCGGACGCCTCTGGATCGACGCGCCGATTACCGAGGCGGCTCTCGGCGGCACGCTCTCCGTCGGTGGTCAGGATACGGCCTTCGCCCGGATCTGGCCGGTCCTCCACGTGCTTTCGAAAAAGGTTCTCCATGCAGGCCCGATCGGCTCCGGCCAGGCGATCCGGACTTGCGGGGCCGCGATCCACGGCCAGATGGTACAGGCTCTCGCGGAGGGTCTGGCGCTCGCCGCCGCCTCCGGTGTCGAAGCCGAGGCGTTGCTCGCCGCCCTTGCCGACAGCGCGGTCGGCGGCGCCGTCCTCAACGAGACCGGCCGCAGGATGGCGGACCGCGAATTCCGCGCCGGCCGCACCGTCCGGATGCAGGCGGAACTGACCGCGCAAGCCAAGGACCTCGCCCGCGCCGCGGGCCTCACGCTCGGCGGCCTCGACAGCAATGCCGCGCATTGGGAAACCCTGGTCGACGGGGGGCAGGGCGAACTCGACATTTCCTCGCTGATCCTCGAGATCGCCGAAGCGCCGAAGGACCTGGAATGA
- a CDS encoding HAD family hydrolase encodes MSAVGAVLFDIGNVLIHWDPRHLYRKIFRTPDGAPDEARMEWFLGAICTTPWHIRHDLGRPPEEQIADLIRLHPEHRTEIEAFYGRFQEMIPGPLDGIVAAKQRMRTAGIPVYGLTNFGAETFRETRERFGFLKDFDGVAVSGEEGIIKPDPRIFELCISRFGLVPERTLFVDDSSRNIAAADELGFRTHHFVSESACLEAFRKCALI; translated from the coding sequence ATGAGCGCCGTCGGGGCCGTTCTGTTCGATATCGGCAATGTTCTGATCCACTGGGACCCGCGCCATCTCTATCGAAAGATCTTCAGGACGCCGGACGGTGCTCCCGACGAGGCGCGCATGGAGTGGTTCCTCGGCGCGATTTGCACCACCCCGTGGCATATCCGGCACGATCTCGGACGGCCACCGGAGGAACAGATCGCCGACCTGATCCGGCTTCATCCTGAGCACCGGACGGAAATCGAGGCCTTCTATGGCCGTTTCCAGGAGATGATCCCGGGCCCGCTCGACGGTATCGTCGCGGCCAAGCAAAGGATGAGGACAGCCGGGATCCCGGTCTACGGCCTGACCAATTTCGGCGCGGAGACCTTCCGCGAGACGCGCGAACGTTTCGGCTTCCTCAAGGATTTCGACGGCGTGGCGGTCTCCGGCGAGGAAGGCATCATCAAGCCGGATCCACGGATCTTCGAACTTTGCATCTCGCGCTTCGGCCTCGTTCCGGAACGCACGCTCTTCGTCGACGATTCGTCGCGTAACATCGCGGCGGCGGACGAACTCGGCTTTCGGACCCATCACTTCGTCAGCGAGAGCGCGTGCCTCGAAGCCTTCAGGAAATGCGCGCTTATCTAG
- a CDS encoding sulfite exporter TauE/SafE family protein, with protein MQYDPALLAAITGTFLLAGTVKGVIGLGLPTVTLGLMTLLLDLPSAMALLVVPSLATNIWQASVGGNARAILARIWPFLATATLTIWIGAQALSRVDLSYLSALLGLLLVAYAASGLAGFRLSLSPRRARWSGPLFGTVNGILTGMTGSFMVPGVLYLQALGLTRDMLVQAMGMLFLLSTAALALALGQNGLVSAELGMVSALGLVPALLGMVLGQKIRSRLSEDRFRRVFYLGIFVLGLYIAARAIEL; from the coding sequence ATGCAATACGATCCGGCCCTTCTCGCGGCCATCACCGGAACATTTCTGCTCGCAGGGACCGTCAAGGGCGTGATCGGCCTCGGTCTGCCGACCGTCACGCTTGGCCTCATGACCCTGCTGCTCGATCTGCCGAGCGCCATGGCGCTTCTGGTCGTGCCTTCTCTTGCCACCAATATCTGGCAAGCCTCCGTCGGCGGGAACGCGCGGGCCATCCTCGCAAGGATCTGGCCGTTCCTCGCCACCGCGACACTGACGATCTGGATCGGCGCCCAGGCGCTGAGCCGCGTCGATCTCTCCTATCTCTCCGCCCTGCTCGGCCTGCTGCTGGTCGCCTATGCGGCCAGCGGCCTCGCGGGGTTCCGGCTTTCCCTCTCGCCAAGGAGAGCACGCTGGAGCGGCCCGCTGTTCGGAACGGTCAACGGCATCCTGACCGGAATGACCGGATCCTTCATGGTCCCCGGCGTCCTCTATCTGCAGGCGCTGGGCCTCACCCGCGACATGCTGGTGCAGGCAATGGGAATGCTCTTCCTCCTGTCGACCGCGGCCCTCGCCCTCGCGCTCGGGCAGAACGGCCTCGTGAGCGCCGAACTCGGCATGGTCTCGGCATTGGGGCTGGTGCCGGCGCTCCTCGGCATGGTGCTGGGGCAGAAGATCCGCAGCCGTCTTTCCGAGGATCGGTTCAGACGGGTCTTCTATCTCGGAATTTTCGTGCTCGGTCTCTACATCGCCGCGCGCGCGATAGAGCTCTGA
- a CDS encoding PAS domain-containing protein has translation MEGDASAGRLEEIVPPIEDRIERLIAYWRSKKSAGGLPGRRDIDPTEIPDLLPHIGLIDVLEGGQAFRYRLLGTHLNNIFGEDFTGKDVGEIKLGDYGAFLLDLYRSVLTATSPVVSDSVFEFRDKNFLKVRRVLFPLAADGRTVDMILFINVFRSRYEEEVEPRKAGEPRGPMFDQTLISSGRELWRRHV, from the coding sequence ATGGAGGGTGACGCGTCTGCAGGGCGTCTGGAAGAGATCGTTCCTCCGATCGAGGATCGGATCGAACGGCTGATCGCTTACTGGCGGAGCAAGAAGTCTGCAGGTGGATTGCCGGGACGGCGGGACATCGATCCGACGGAGATCCCGGATCTGCTCCCCCATATAGGCCTCATTGACGTGCTCGAAGGCGGACAGGCGTTTCGCTACCGGCTTCTCGGCACTCACCTGAACAACATCTTCGGTGAGGATTTCACGGGCAAGGATGTCGGGGAAATCAAGCTCGGCGACTACGGTGCCTTCCTCCTGGATCTTTACCGCTCCGTCTTGACCGCCACGAGTCCGGTCGTCAGTGACAGTGTGTTCGAGTTTCGGGACAAGAATTTCCTGAAGGTGCGGCGCGTCCTCTTTCCTCTCGCGGCGGACGGCAGGACGGTCGATATGATCCTCTTCATAAACGTCTTCCGCAGCAGGTATGAGGAGGAGGTTGAGCCCCGGAAGGCCGGCGAGCCCAGGGGCCCGATGTTCGACCAGACCCTCATCTCGAGCGGCCGGGAACTCTGGCGCCGCCACGTTTGA
- the groL gene encoding chaperonin GroEL (60 kDa chaperone family; promotes refolding of misfolded polypeptides especially under stressful conditions; forms two stacked rings of heptamers to form a barrel-shaped 14mer; ends can be capped by GroES; misfolded proteins enter the barrel where they are refolded when GroES binds), which produces MAAKDVKFGTDARARLLKGVDVLADAVKVTLGPKGRNVVLDKSFGAPRISKDGVTVAKEIELSDKFENMGAQMVREVASKANDIAGDGTTTATVLAQAIVREGSKAVAAGMNPMDLKRGIDTAIEAVVADIQKRAKKISTSGEVAQVGTISANGEAEIGEMIAKAMEKVGNEGVITVEEAKSLHTELDVVEGMQFDRGYLSPYFVTNADKMTCELESPYILLHEKKLSNLQAMLPVLEQVVQSGKPLLIIAEDVEGEALATLVVNKLRGGLKVAAVKAPGFGDRRKAMLEDIAILTGGTVVSEDLGIQLENVTVDMLGTAKRVQISKDETTVVDGAGKKKDIEARCNQIRAQIEETSSDYDREKLQERLAKLAGGVAVIRVGGATEIEVKERKDRVDDAMHATRAAVEEGIVPGGGTALLYAVKALDKIKLENEDQKIGVNIVRKAIQVPARQIAENAGEDGSVIVGKMLESKDTDWGFDAQKGKFTNLVKAGIIDPAKVVRSALQNAGSVAGLLITTEAMVAEKPEPKGAGGGMPGGGMPDMGGMGF; this is translated from the coding sequence ATGGCTGCTAAAGACGTCAAGTTCGGCACCGATGCACGCGCCCGCCTTCTCAAGGGCGTGGATGTGCTCGCGGATGCCGTCAAGGTTACCCTGGGCCCGAAAGGCCGCAACGTCGTTCTCGACAAGTCCTTCGGTGCCCCGCGCATCTCCAAGGACGGCGTGACCGTTGCCAAGGAAATCGAACTGTCCGACAAGTTCGAGAACATGGGCGCACAGATGGTGCGCGAAGTCGCCTCCAAGGCGAACGACATCGCCGGTGACGGCACCACCACCGCTACGGTTCTGGCTCAGGCCATCGTGCGCGAAGGCTCCAAGGCCGTCGCCGCCGGCATGAACCCGATGGACCTGAAGCGCGGCATCGACACCGCCATCGAGGCCGTCGTTGCCGATATCCAGAAGCGCGCCAAGAAGATCTCCACCTCCGGTGAGGTCGCTCAGGTCGGCACCATCTCCGCCAACGGCGAAGCCGAAATCGGCGAAATGATCGCCAAGGCGATGGAGAAGGTCGGCAACGAGGGCGTGATCACGGTCGAGGAAGCCAAGTCCCTGCACACCGAACTCGACGTTGTCGAGGGCATGCAGTTCGACCGCGGCTATCTCTCCCCGTACTTCGTCACCAACGCCGACAAGATGACCTGCGAGCTGGAAAGCCCGTACATCCTGCTGCACGAAAAGAAGCTCTCCAACCTGCAGGCGATGCTGCCGGTTCTCGAGCAGGTCGTGCAGTCCGGCAAGCCGCTCCTCATCATTGCTGAGGACGTCGAAGGCGAAGCGCTCGCCACGCTCGTCGTCAACAAGCTGCGTGGCGGCCTGAAGGTTGCCGCCGTCAAGGCTCCGGGCTTCGGCGATCGCCGCAAGGCCATGCTGGAAGACATTGCCATCCTGACCGGTGGCACCGTCGTCAGCGAAGACCTCGGCATCCAGCTCGAGAACGTTACCGTCGACATGCTCGGCACCGCCAAGCGCGTCCAGATCTCCAAGGACGAGACGACGGTCGTCGACGGCGCCGGCAAGAAGAAGGACATCGAGGCCCGCTGCAACCAGATCCGGGCGCAGATCGAGGAAACCTCCTCCGACTACGACCGTGAGAAGCTCCAGGAGCGTCTCGCGAAGCTGGCTGGCGGCGTCGCGGTGATCCGCGTCGGCGGCGCCACCGAGATCGAGGTGAAGGAACGCAAGGATCGTGTCGACGACGCGATGCACGCGACCCGCGCCGCGGTCGAGGAAGGCATCGTTCCGGGCGGCGGTACCGCCCTGCTCTATGCCGTCAAGGCTCTCGACAAGATCAAGCTGGAAAACGAAGACCAGAAGATCGGTGTCAACATCGTGCGCAAGGCCATCCAGGTCCCGGCACGTCAGATCGCCGAGAACGCTGGTGAAGATGGTTCCGTCATCGTCGGCAAGATGCTCGAGTCCAAGGACACCGACTGGGGCTTCGATGCGCAGAAGGGCAAATTCACCAATCTGGTGAAGGCCGGCATCATCGACCCGGCCAAGGTCGTTCGTTCCGCGCTGCAGAACGCCGGCTCCGTTGCGGGTCTGCTGATCACCACGGAAGCGATGGTCGCCGAGAAGCCGGAACCGAAAGGTGCCGGCGGCGGCATGCCGGGTGGCGGCATGCCGGACATGGGCGGCATGGGCTTCTAA
- the groES gene encoding co-chaperone GroES, giving the protein MKFRPLHDRVVVRRTEGEEKTAGGIIIPDSAKEKPMQGEVVAAGSGARDETGKVQPLDVKAGDKVLFGKWSGTEVKINGEELLIMKESDIMGVLES; this is encoded by the coding sequence ATGAAGTTCAGGCCATTGCATGACCGGGTTGTTGTCCGTCGCACTGAAGGCGAGGAGAAGACAGCCGGGGGCATCATTATTCCCGATTCCGCCAAGGAAAAGCCGATGCAGGGCGAAGTTGTCGCCGCTGGCTCCGGCGCGCGCGACGAGACCGGTAAGGTCCAGCCGCTCGACGTCAAGGCCGGCGACAAGGTTCTGTTCGGCAAATGGTCGGGCACCGAGGTCAAGATCAACGGTGAAGAACTGCTGATCATGAAAGAGTCCGACATCATGGGCGTTCTGGAATCCTAA
- a CDS encoding Usg family protein produces the protein MSIEPVVLFERRVTTAEILYRMPDYPDLLQSFVWQTHDVVPKFPRLRRFLDHWRLNIEAQIHSVQICAGSLTGTANFNAADIEFRLH, from the coding sequence ATGTCGATTGAGCCTGTCGTCCTGTTCGAGCGCCGCGTGACGACCGCGGAAATTCTCTACCGCATGCCGGACTATCCGGATCTGCTGCAAAGCTTCGTCTGGCAGACACACGACGTCGTTCCGAAATTCCCGCGTCTGAGGCGCTTCCTCGATCATTGGCGGCTCAATATCGAAGCGCAGATTCACTCTGTTCAGATCTGCGCCGGCTCCCTGACCGGGACGGCCAACTTCAACGCCGCGGACATCGAATTCCGGCTTCACTGA
- a CDS encoding COX15/CtaA family protein yields MNPSSPSYSPALPEHAAADRSVAYWLAGVAVMVFLMIVIGGITRLTESGLSMAEWRPFIGWIPPLSEAEWYRVFSLYQDTPEFQKVNSWMTIEDFKQIFFWEYLHRVWGRLIGIAFAAPFLILAVFGKIRRALYPRLGLLFLLGALQGAIGWWMVKSGLVDNPAVSQYRLAIHLGVAFAILGVLLWTVLGLLRLPGEGDRHLRRHAVAVLHLIALTVIAGAFVAGLDAGLIYNTFPLMNGHVVPPDYAFAEPFWINIFENPATVQFNHRVIAILTFAAIVWLLVRAMRSEDLAPRTRLAVHALAGMGAIQVALGISTLLAQVPVWLGAAHQGGAALTFAAAVWVLFELSGPRGAR; encoded by the coding sequence GTGAACCCGTCCAGCCCGTCCTACAGCCCCGCCCTGCCGGAACACGCCGCAGCCGACCGGTCCGTCGCCTACTGGCTCGCCGGGGTCGCCGTCATGGTGTTTCTGATGATCGTGATCGGCGGCATCACGCGGCTGACCGAGTCCGGCCTATCGATGGCCGAATGGCGCCCCTTCATCGGCTGGATCCCGCCCCTGAGCGAGGCGGAATGGTATCGGGTCTTCTCGCTTTATCAGGACACGCCGGAATTCCAGAAGGTCAATTCCTGGATGACCATCGAGGACTTCAAGCAGATCTTCTTCTGGGAATATCTGCACCGCGTCTGGGGGCGGCTGATCGGAATCGCCTTCGCCGCCCCGTTCCTGATCCTCGCCGTCTTTGGCAAGATCCGCCGCGCGCTCTACCCGCGGCTCGGCCTGCTCTTCCTGCTCGGCGCCCTGCAGGGCGCGATCGGCTGGTGGATGGTGAAGAGCGGCCTGGTCGACAATCCGGCGGTCAGCCAGTACCGGCTCGCGATCCATCTCGGCGTCGCCTTCGCCATTCTCGGCGTGCTGCTCTGGACCGTACTCGGCCTGCTCCGTCTCCCCGGTGAAGGGGACAGGCACCTCAGGCGCCATGCCGTCGCGGTGCTGCATCTGATCGCCCTGACGGTGATCGCGGGCGCCTTCGTCGCCGGGCTCGATGCGGGCCTGATCTACAACACCTTCCCGCTGATGAACGGGCATGTCGTCCCGCCGGACTACGCCTTCGCCGAGCCGTTCTGGATCAACATCTTCGAGAATCCCGCGACGGTGCAATTCAATCACCGCGTCATTGCCATCCTCACCTTTGCCGCGATCGTCTGGCTCCTGGTGCGGGCCATGCGTTCCGAAGACCTTGCGCCCCGCACCCGGCTTGCCGTTCACGCGCTTGCGGGGATGGGTGCGATACAGGTCGCACTCGGGATCTCAACCCTGCTCGCCCAGGTCCCGGTATGGCTCGGCGCGGCGCATCAGGGCGGCGCGGCGCTAACCTTCGCAGCCGCGGTCTGGGTGCTTTTCGAATTGTCGGGTCCGCGCGGCGCCCGCTGA
- a CDS encoding tetratricopeptide repeat protein — protein MRAVRAYRANDLAAAARLLQDVLAADPNNIDAHELTGIVLLAGGNHASAFQILKAVAGAKPADELAQFRLAEAAENVGQADVADRALRRAALAHPQSGGAQLRILKFLAARGAATNALVHARRNVILGDFSSQAFSIRAKIQFGQSDVGSARSDLKRSLVVSPELSGDMLPLAQLYQNANDVNGAEKLYRRFSKILQPRDPQGWIAYQDLLWSRRRGGEATPMLKRALILAPAEPILWQRMVDAEWKHEDPSFAATAAAMCGRENPRAWMLVIQLLAGHRRGREFAARAVEALRRVRLGAGRSPQMRFFLAEMAFAMGDLGATEVELLRFFREVRDGLERRDPSMEHDIGCLLFLYFLLFQGEIEDCARFADLLDPALGGDPDSQFNFRKLKLLLGLLTAYKEQPHSWSSSKRRIISLPVWGAKYVDMWLKYSLPSLFGARNRKLWETGETVFHFFTTPEDWKRLQADPVFRSFCGRHRTVFLNVSPILQSGLQASSYQALSLSHWASMFLARDEGADFIGLVADYIFSDGSMAYLLERAETAGLKAAFTVDLWVAGEAAEPVFDGMIAADGSLSISPEEMVRVFAGNSSARIYFNAAGPTLDSIPSDPSRLFTRLPNGLRIDNLQPQLFFATADVLKGFWFPRLPMTDNGLVDFVLMSTGSLDDSEVLVDPQRFGCIVLDYNEEERAKTGHYPARLKSRNSVRDLAEQIVRSRLWSPGRQWALRNPLYVSFDGEPPQTQDADRFMEAVLSYLPEPRSFDQVDMVAKVGRDAFRRFLAEWKSTD, from the coding sequence TTGCGGGCCGTCCGCGCCTACCGGGCGAACGATCTGGCGGCGGCCGCCAGGCTTCTGCAGGACGTTCTCGCCGCCGATCCGAACAATATCGACGCCCATGAATTGACCGGTATCGTACTGCTCGCCGGCGGGAACCATGCATCGGCCTTCCAGATCCTGAAGGCGGTGGCAGGTGCCAAGCCGGCGGATGAGTTGGCGCAGTTCCGGCTCGCCGAGGCGGCCGAGAATGTGGGGCAGGCCGATGTAGCGGATCGCGCTCTGCGCCGAGCCGCCCTGGCGCATCCGCAATCCGGCGGTGCGCAGCTCAGGATTCTGAAATTCCTGGCGGCGCGCGGCGCGGCGACGAATGCTCTCGTTCATGCCCGGCGGAACGTCATCCTCGGTGATTTCTCCAGCCAGGCATTTTCCATCCGCGCGAAGATCCAGTTCGGTCAAAGCGATGTTGGGTCCGCGCGCAGCGATCTGAAGCGGTCGCTTGTCGTGTCGCCGGAACTTTCCGGAGATATGCTGCCGCTGGCTCAACTTTATCAGAATGCAAACGACGTCAACGGCGCCGAGAAGCTTTACCGGCGGTTCAGCAAGATCCTGCAGCCGAGGGATCCGCAGGGCTGGATCGCCTACCAGGACCTCTTGTGGAGCCGGCGGCGCGGCGGCGAGGCGACGCCCATGCTGAAACGGGCACTGATCCTGGCGCCTGCGGAGCCGATCCTGTGGCAGCGGATGGTCGACGCCGAATGGAAGCACGAGGACCCCAGTTTCGCGGCCACTGCGGCGGCGATGTGCGGCCGGGAAAATCCGCGCGCCTGGATGCTGGTGATCCAGTTGCTGGCGGGGCACCGTCGGGGACGCGAATTCGCCGCGCGGGCGGTCGAGGCCTTGCGCCGCGTCCGGCTCGGGGCAGGGCGCTCTCCGCAGATGCGGTTCTTCCTCGCGGAGATGGCCTTTGCGATGGGGGATCTGGGAGCGACAGAGGTCGAGCTGCTGCGTTTTTTCCGGGAGGTCAGGGACGGCCTCGAGCGACGCGACCCCTCTATGGAGCACGATATCGGGTGTCTGTTGTTCCTGTATTTCCTGCTGTTCCAGGGAGAAATCGAGGACTGCGCCCGGTTCGCGGACTTGCTCGATCCGGCGCTCGGCGGCGATCCGGACAGCCAGTTCAATTTCAGGAAGCTGAAGCTGCTTCTCGGTCTGCTGACCGCTTACAAGGAACAGCCTCACAGCTGGAGCTCAAGCAAGCGGCGCATTATTTCGTTGCCCGTCTGGGGGGCGAAATATGTCGACATGTGGCTGAAATACAGCCTGCCGTCGCTGTTCGGGGCGCGGAACCGCAAGCTCTGGGAGACCGGCGAGACGGTATTCCATTTCTTCACCACGCCGGAAGACTGGAAGCGGTTGCAGGCCGATCCGGTGTTCCGGAGTTTTTGCGGCCGGCACCGGACGGTCTTCCTCAATGTGAGCCCGATCCTGCAATCGGGTCTCCAGGCAAGTTCCTATCAGGCGCTGTCCCTCAGTCACTGGGCGTCCATGTTTCTGGCACGCGACGAGGGCGCGGACTTCATCGGTCTCGTGGCCGACTATATCTTCTCCGACGGCTCGATGGCCTACCTCTTGGAACGGGCGGAGACAGCCGGTCTGAAAGCGGCCTTCACCGTCGATCTCTGGGTTGCCGGGGAGGCGGCGGAACCAGTTTTCGACGGCATGATCGCCGCCGACGGGTCTCTCAGCATATCGCCGGAGGAGATGGTCCGGGTCTTCGCGGGGAACAGTTCCGCGCGGATCTATTTCAACGCGGCAGGCCCGACGCTTGATTCCATCCCGTCCGATCCGTCACGGCTGTTCACGCGTCTGCCAAACGGGCTTCGGATCGATAATCTGCAGCCGCAGCTGTTCTTCGCGACGGCGGATGTGTTGAAAGGCTTCTGGTTTCCGCGTCTGCCGATGACGGACAACGGGCTGGTGGATTTCGTCCTCATGTCGACCGGCAGTCTGGATGACAGCGAGGTTCTGGTGGATCCGCAGAGGTTCGGCTGCATCGTTCTCGACTACAACGAGGAAGAGCGCGCGAAAACGGGTCATTACCCGGCCCGGCTGAAGAGCCGGAACAGCGTTCGGGATCTTGCGGAGCAGATCGTTCGCAGCAGGCTCTGGAGCCCGGGCAGGCAGTGGGCCCTGCGCAATCCGCTCTATGTCTCCTTCGACGGCGAGCCTCCGCAAACGCAGGATGCCGATCGTTTCATGGAGGCCGTTCTGTCCTACCTGCCCGAACCGCGGTCCTTCGATCAGGTCGATATGGTCGCGAAGGTCGGGCGCGACGCGTTCCGGCGCTTCCTTGCGGAATGGAAGAGCACGGACTGA
- a CDS encoding ArgE/DapE family deacylase yields MPDQSVATAILRAVDDGFDEQLQLSQELVRCPSTRGQEATAQDLMARAARDFGYAVDMWRIDPDEISKHPGFSPVDVSYENAYTVVASWRPETPKGRSLILNGHVDVVPIGPEKMWTRAPFGGEIDGDWMYGRGAGDMKTGTVSALYALEGLRRAGYRPAAPVHFESVIEEECTGNGALSTLVRGYKADAVLIPEPTGERLTSAQVGVVWMRVKVAGIPVHVAHAGSGQNAIEACVPLWNALHELEEEFNLPENKHPAFADNPHPVNVVISQIKGGDWTSSVPAWCTFEVRVGLYPGVDPATIQKRLTETIATASRSHTFLANNPPEIEWQGFLSPGYVLPEGTPGEALLDQCHETVFANQAGRRASTALTDSRFHGIYNKTPAYVYGAIAENVHGFDERVNLPSVRRVTAAMALFIADWCGLEKI; encoded by the coding sequence ATGCCAGACCAGAGCGTTGCGACCGCTATCCTGCGGGCGGTAGATGATGGATTCGACGAACAGCTTCAACTGAGCCAGGAACTGGTGCGCTGCCCTTCCACGCGGGGTCAGGAAGCGACTGCGCAGGATCTGATGGCGCGCGCCGCCCGGGACTTCGGCTACGCGGTCGACATGTGGCGGATCGACCCGGACGAAATCTCGAAACATCCGGGTTTCTCGCCGGTCGATGTGTCCTACGAGAACGCCTATACGGTCGTCGCCTCCTGGCGGCCGGAGACCCCGAAGGGCCGCTCGCTGATCCTGAACGGACATGTCGACGTGGTTCCGATCGGCCCGGAGAAGATGTGGACCCGGGCGCCCTTCGGCGGCGAGATCGACGGCGACTGGATGTATGGCCGCGGCGCCGGCGACATGAAGACCGGCACGGTGAGTGCCCTCTATGCCCTCGAAGGATTGAGGCGCGCCGGTTACAGGCCGGCGGCGCCGGTGCATTTCGAGTCCGTGATCGAGGAGGAATGCACCGGCAACGGCGCGCTCTCGACCCTGGTGCGGGGCTACAAGGCGGACGCGGTGCTGATCCCGGAGCCGACCGGGGAGCGCCTGACCTCGGCGCAGGTCGGCGTCGTCTGGATGCGGGTGAAGGTCGCCGGGATCCCGGTGCATGTCGCCCATGCCGGCAGCGGACAGAACGCGATCGAGGCCTGCGTGCCGCTCTGGAACGCACTGCACGAGCTGGAGGAAGAGTTCAACCTGCCGGAAAACAAACACCCGGCCTTCGCCGACAACCCGCACCCGGTCAATGTGGTGATCTCGCAGATCAAGGGCGGTGACTGGACCTCCAGCGTGCCCGCCTGGTGCACCTTCGAGGTGCGCGTCGGCCTCTATCCCGGGGTCGATCCGGCGACGATCCAGAAGCGGCTGACCGAGACGATCGCCACCGCCTCCAGGTCCCATACCTTTCTCGCGAACAACCCGCCCGAAATCGAATGGCAGGGCTTCCTGTCGCCGGGCTACGTATTGCCTGAGGGCACGCCGGGCGAGGCGCTGCTCGACCAATGTCACGAGACGGTGTTCGCCAACCAGGCGGGCCGCCGCGCCTCGACCGCGCTGACCGACTCGCGCTTCCACGGGATCTACAACAAGACCCCGGCCTATGTTTACGGGGCGATCGCGGAGAATGTGCACGGCTTCGACGAGCGGGTGAACCTGCCGTCGGTCCGGCGCGTGACCGCGGCAATGGCGCTTTTCATCGCCGACTGGTGCGGACTGGAGAAGATCTAG
- the rpmB gene encoding 50S ribosomal protein L28, which yields MARRCEITGKGVQTGNNVSHANNRSRRRFLPNLQQTSLMSDALGKMVRLRLTTHAIRSIEHNGGLDEFLMKAKTAQLGVDARALKRRIEKAVAAKAA from the coding sequence ATGGCGCGTCGTTGCGAAATCACCGGTAAGGGTGTCCAGACCGGCAACAATGTGAGCCACGCGAACAACAGGTCGCGCCGCCGGTTTCTTCCGAACCTGCAGCAGACCTCGCTGATGAGCGATGCGCTCGGCAAGATGGTCCGCCTGCGTCTCACCACGCATGCGATCCGCTCCATCGAGCATAATGGCGGTCTCGACGAATTCCTGATGAAAGCCAAGACTGCGCAGCTCGGCGTCGACGCCCGCGCGCTGAAGCGGCGCATCGAGAAGGCCGTTGCCGCGAAAGCCGCCTAA